Below is a window of Pseudomonadota bacterium DNA.
GCTCTCTTCATAGGCGTTAAAGACAATTCCTATTACTTTTTTCCTGCCCAGGCTTTCAATCAACTCCTTGGCCTGTTCCCGCCCGGCAACACCCCACCGCACCACCAGGACTATAGCATCGACAAATTTGGCCAGAACCATGGTTTCGGATGCCGCATACATGGGAGGTCCGTCGAGCAGGACATATCGGTCGCCATAGCGATTGACCACCTCTTCTATCAGGGAAACCATCTTCTCGGAGCCGATAACTTCAGCAGGATTGACCGGCGGACGACCACTGGGAATAATTGATAATTTATCTAAACTGGTCTTTTTGATTAAATGGGAAATATCTTTTCCGTCCATGAGATGGTCAACAACCCCGATATCATTTTTCAAGCCGAACATGCCGGCAAGGGTGGGCCTTCTCAAATCGCAGTCAACCAGCAGGGCATGCTGCTCTAGACCCGTTGCAAGAGTAACTCCAAGATTTGCACA
It encodes the following:
- a CDS encoding CpsD/CapB family tyrosine-protein kinase; the protein is MGKVHEALKKALKEENSGSDAMLADLEADLGKASEVSHGAERLLWNEKLLAANESRSEISENFRRLRTKILHPQEGRPPRVILVTSVAPGEGKSFVCANLGVTLATGLEQHALLVDCDLRRPTLAGMFGLKNDIGVVDHLMDGKDISHLIKKTSLDKLSIIPSGRPPVNPAEVIGSEKMVSLIEEVVNRYGDRYVLLDGPPMYAASETMVLAKFVDAIVLVVRWGVAGREQAKELIESLGRKKVIGIVFNAYEESKLGSKLSGYYYDQYTYGEEKK